Part of the Solanum pennellii chromosome 10, SPENNV200 genome is shown below.
ACACAAATcgacaaaaaatgaaaatcaattcaCCTCCATGTAATAAAGAATCCATTGTTTAGTTCTTTTCCCCCATTTTATCTTAAGGTTTAACCAACTAGACTGAGTAGTAGGTAGTCTGATGCATATTTGACAACTTGATACACTGCACAGGCTAAATTTAAGGGATTGGCATGACGGAAATGGTAAAAAGTAAAAACTAACCGGAGAGCAGCCTCCCTGGCAGCATCTCGAACCTCTGGCCTTTCAGTTCTCTTCTTCTGGATAACCTCTAAGGTTGCACCTACAATGGACCTGGAGTATGGCTTCTTTGTTGTGCGGCGCCTCTTCTTAGCAGCTTCTTGGGCGATATCCTAGAGTCACCATACAAAAATGGCAAATTACTTGACATAAGAATATACATACAGTTAATCCAAAAGATGGCAAAGGCGAACAGCACTATGCCATGGCAAGTGCTGACAAAACAGAAAATTGTTTTACAGACTTGGTGTGATCTCTCAATTCAGTACAAACATATCTATCCTTCAATTTTGCAATTTCTGAGGcagattttgaagaaaaataaagctTGAATATTTTGATCAATGAAGCTTTATTAACACAAACCTTCTTGTGTTGCTTCCTATACATAGCTGTCCATGTAAGTTTTGAAGGCTTCAGACGATTGTGGAAGTAGTGTTTGCATTTCGAGTTGACAAATAGGAACACCTAAGACAAAATAAAAGTGCCAAATAGATAAGAAACAAGACACTAACACTTTCAACTAAGTCACAATCATAACGAAGAAGATAGTAAGTTCtctcaaaagataaaattaCCTGAGAATCTGAACGAATAAATCTGATTCCCCTCCCAGGATATATCTTGGCACCACT
Proteins encoded:
- the LOC107002715 gene encoding 60S ribosomal protein L24-like; the protein is MVLKTELCRFSGAKIYPGRGIRFIRSDSQVFLFVNSKCKHYFHNRLKPSKLTWTAMYRKQHKKDIAQEAAKKRRRTTKKPYSRSIVGATLEVIQKKRTERPEVRDAAREAALREIKERIKKTKDEKKAKKAEVQAKSQKAGGKGNVSKGGSKGPKLGGGGGKR